One Mixta gaviniae genomic window carries:
- a CDS encoding DUF3131 domain-containing protein, whose protein sequence is MKQAIYSRSLIPHRWLCWLLAGLLLLPLLGRAVSLPAADYPVRHGELTPREMAIAKNAWQYFVANYQPKTGLVNAVNKYPSTTMWDSASYLAALTAARELGIIDKAEFDRRLLQFMGTLNKLVLFRDQVPNKAYNTITAQKVDYLNKPGEIGFSAIDIGRMLMWMKIIKERYPEYGNSIDNVVLGWDFTHVVDDCGTLYGAYLDQNKQPMYVQEGRLGYEEYAAAGYQLWGFSTCQGSRPEPYALADIYCVLVPYDSRDPRLTNQHNYVVTESYLLHGLEMGWDKSDDRDDSPRNFSHPWMKDFADRVYQAQENRYMITGTLTARSEHQLDKAPYFVYDTVFSDGFNWNTITDRGKYVPEVAAVSLKAALGMWVLWDSPYTDRLLDAIENADEEGKGYYEGLYENGDGPIKEFTANNNGIMLEALLFKKEGKLLKFNTDNPRKPAFAPSLWERRLVDLFEPNNERRNRPFLEMTPPVKTWCDQSGTAARSAPSCKSCKCPSCKNDDAPVKLPPVATSCLKQ, encoded by the coding sequence TTACTGTTACTGCCGCTGCTGGGCCGCGCCGTCAGCCTGCCGGCGGCCGATTATCCGGTGCGTCACGGCGAGCTGACGCCGCGCGAAATGGCCATAGCGAAAAACGCCTGGCAATATTTTGTCGCCAACTATCAGCCGAAAACCGGGCTGGTGAACGCGGTAAACAAATATCCCTCCACCACCATGTGGGACAGCGCCTCCTATCTGGCGGCGCTCACCGCCGCACGTGAGCTGGGGATTATCGATAAGGCGGAGTTCGATCGCCGCCTGCTGCAGTTTATGGGCACGCTGAATAAGCTGGTGCTATTCCGCGACCAGGTGCCGAACAAAGCCTATAACACCATCACCGCGCAGAAGGTGGACTACCTGAACAAGCCGGGCGAGATCGGCTTTTCCGCCATCGATATCGGCCGCATGCTGATGTGGATGAAGATCATCAAAGAGCGCTACCCCGAATATGGCAACAGCATCGACAATGTGGTGCTGGGCTGGGACTTCACCCACGTGGTGGATGACTGCGGCACGCTCTACGGCGCCTATCTCGATCAGAACAAGCAGCCGATGTATGTGCAGGAAGGCCGTCTCGGCTATGAGGAGTACGCAGCGGCGGGCTATCAGCTGTGGGGCTTCTCCACCTGCCAGGGCAGCCGCCCGGAGCCTTACGCGCTGGCCGATATCTACTGCGTGCTGGTGCCCTACGACTCGCGCGACCCGCGTCTGACCAACCAGCATAACTACGTGGTAACCGAATCCTACCTGCTGCACGGCCTGGAGATGGGCTGGGATAAAAGCGACGACCGCGACGACAGCCCGCGAAATTTCAGCCATCCGTGGATGAAAGATTTCGCCGACCGTGTTTATCAGGCGCAGGAAAACCGCTACATGATCACCGGCACCCTCACCGCCCGCTCCGAGCATCAGCTCGATAAGGCGCCTTACTTCGTCTACGACACAGTGTTCAGCGACGGCTTTAACTGGAACACCATCACCGACCGCGGCAAATATGTGCCAGAGGTGGCGGCGGTGTCGCTGAAGGCGGCGCTGGGCATGTGGGTACTGTGGGATTCGCCCTACACCGATCGCCTGCTGGACGCTATCGAAAACGCCGACGAGGAAGGCAAAGGCTATTACGAGGGGCTGTATGAAAACGGCGACGGCCCGATCAAAGAGTTCACCGCCAACAATAACGGCATCATGCTGGAGGCGCTGCTGTTCAAAAAAGAGGGCAAGCTGCTGAAGTTCAACACCGACAACCCGCGTAAACCGGCTTTTGCGCCATCGCTGTGGGAGCGTCGTCTGGTGGATCTGTTTGAGCCGAACAACGAGCGGCGCAACCGACCTTTCCTGGAGATGACGCCGCCGGTGAAAACCTGGTGCGACCAGAGCGGCACCGCAGCGCGCAGCGCGCCCTCCTGCAAATCGTGCAAATGCCCGAGCTGTAAAAACGATGACGCGCCTGTGAAACTGCCGCCGGTGGCCACCTCATGCCTCAAACAGTGA
- a CDS encoding DUF3131 domain-containing protein, whose translation MPQTVMRRRALIPLLALLLLALIALVQSSGTAWRWLVQGGWHSSARMGALTPEEQRWAQVAWRYFSNNTQPGTGLVNGSDKRPVSSVWQIGDTLVALTAARELKLIDEAEFDQRLTRLIGTLNRLPLSGAGLPNRLYNTRNNTMIDYSSAPKSIGWSSQDIARLLMALRIVAVRYPAYSEYLERVVLRWNFCRIVDDQGQLFAGLLQNGQLVTRQEGRLGDSEYSAAGFGLWGFPNQISLLPPAQHVIIYGMALDIDARDPRTTWTPSAITTMPYALSGLEYGWALPGAGQQTAKLLRQRASQVYQVQEQRWQREKILTARSDFTLSTAPWHVNDTLYGNGYAWNTLGDDGNYYPRLAQVSTRAVFGLWALWDTDFTDALMRITRLQYDAERGWFEGRAEATGDYNRAITLSTNATVLEALLYKANMGPLLPQGKLSDDSYFARRLSDVFNRPRQCLPPERKQTDNVDVP comes from the coding sequence ATGCCTCAAACAGTGATGCGCAGGCGCGCGCTTATTCCGCTGCTGGCGCTGCTGCTGCTGGCGCTGATCGCGCTGGTGCAGAGCAGCGGCACGGCGTGGCGCTGGCTGGTTCAGGGCGGCTGGCACAGCAGCGCGCGTATGGGCGCGCTGACGCCGGAGGAGCAGCGCTGGGCGCAGGTTGCGTGGCGCTACTTCAGCAACAACACCCAGCCCGGCACCGGGTTGGTCAACGGCAGCGATAAGCGTCCGGTCTCCAGCGTCTGGCAGATCGGCGACACGCTGGTTGCGCTGACCGCCGCGCGTGAGCTGAAGCTGATCGACGAAGCGGAGTTCGACCAGCGCCTGACGCGGCTGATCGGTACGCTGAACCGCCTGCCGCTCTCCGGCGCCGGGCTGCCGAACCGGCTCTACAACACCCGCAACAACACCATGATCGACTACAGCAGCGCGCCGAAAAGCATCGGCTGGTCATCGCAGGATATCGCCCGCCTGCTGATGGCGCTGCGTATCGTCGCGGTGCGCTATCCCGCCTACAGCGAATATCTGGAGCGCGTGGTACTGCGCTGGAACTTTTGCCGCATCGTCGACGACCAGGGCCAACTGTTCGCCGGGCTGCTGCAGAACGGCCAACTGGTGACCCGTCAGGAAGGACGGCTGGGCGACAGCGAATACAGCGCTGCCGGCTTTGGCCTGTGGGGCTTCCCTAATCAGATTTCGCTGCTGCCGCCGGCGCAACACGTGATTATCTACGGCATGGCGCTTGATATTGACGCGCGCGATCCGCGCACCACCTGGACGCCGTCGGCGATCACCACCATGCCGTACGCCCTGAGCGGGCTGGAGTATGGCTGGGCGTTGCCGGGCGCCGGCCAGCAGACCGCGAAACTGCTGCGCCAGCGCGCCAGTCAGGTCTATCAGGTGCAGGAGCAGCGCTGGCAGCGGGAGAAAATCCTTACCGCGCGCAGCGACTTTACCCTCTCCACCGCCCCCTGGCATGTCAACGACACCCTCTACGGCAACGGCTACGCCTGGAACACGCTGGGCGACGACGGTAACTACTACCCGCGTCTGGCGCAGGTATCGACCCGGGCGGTCTTCGGCCTCTGGGCGCTGTGGGATACCGATTTCACCGATGCGCTGATGCGCATTACGCGCCTGCAGTATGACGCCGAGCGCGGCTGGTTCGAAGGCCGCGCCGAGGCGACCGGCGACTATAACCGCGCCATTACCCTCTCCACCAACGCCACGGTGCTGGAGGCGCTGCTCTATAAGGCCAATATGGGCCCGCTGCTGCCGCAGGGTAAGCTGAGCGACGACAGCTATTTCGCCCGGCGTCTGAGCGACGTGTTTAACCGGCCGCGCCAGTGTCTGCCGCCGGAGCGCAAGCAGACGGATAATGTCGATGT